Genomic DNA from Parambassis ranga chromosome 10, fParRan2.1, whole genome shotgun sequence:
agcaaggcgtctggacttgtggagttttctagaagacgtttcgctgctcatccaagcagcttcatcagttctaactgtttggtgggaaacatggtttatatgtggttacagacctatgtgggtgggtctgggtaaaactttaaaaaacttacaaacaatagcactaaatgtttccatacttacctgtgatgttctggctgactgggccaggtgtgtctaacgactggctaacgactatgaaactgccggagggggactggttgacagccctttgttcttactgtgagtatgtgcaaacttcctgggaatggatggaatcactgcattgtatgtggtagaaagatgatgtctgaggccaccacctctgttaagggaaggtttttccagcttaacatagatgcttccttaactcctctttcataccacctttcctccctgtctaaaatgtgaacattgttgtcctcaaaggagtgtcctctgtctttgaggtggaggtgaacagctgtttccccaccaaacagttagaactgatgaagctgcttggatgagcagcgaaacgtcttctagaaaactccacaagtccagacgccttgcttcaatcttctctacgaggAGAATTCATGCAactcatcatcttttccaaaaccttaccaagcatgTGTGGTGCGACAACCTCcctatgaaaaatgaaaatataagaaaacggAACAGAAgttactaaacctcctgttaaagctggcACAAGCATgtataaacatttattattattagtacaagtatataaactaataaggaacatatacatgtgatgctggctatttgcattagctctgtgtgcaggctagacctgtgttagcagacagcagctaactagttagctcactgagccagagcaccggcatcatgactgaggctcattatagaaacacagctgcagcgtgacaccagctccatgcagagtctgacctcacatcagtccagcactgtgttcatcacatggaacaaggaactacagacactggagacatgtagtggaggagaaaggacaggtgacagctgcagcatggagtcagaggagaaaggatgagctgttatttttacttaagtacagtaacaaagtacaaatacttagttactttccaccactgatcctgactgactgccacaatgtagaacaaagagaatgaagacctcgtttgttccggttgctaatagcatttcaaataactgaccattgttttacttgttgtatttattgcgatgttctttattaggaaccatgattttttatgtatttgtatttattctgacacagttacgttatatcctctttattctctgtattgttgtaggtcaggctgagcatgatgcctacagagtacatacagagtcatgtgctgtccaataagctggtgatggacaacttgaggtgccaggccatggtctctgaggtcatcgaacGCAAAGCCCGAAtcctcggtcggcctcgtctgcctgctgccatcctattggccgttggaggctggagcagcagcagggatctACCTAATGTAATCAAGGCTTTcgacgtccgtgcaaatcactggatgaacataaacCTTTCTGACCCTCATCGCAGGtttcatggtgcagcctacctcggtgggtatgtctactgtgttggtggcttttaCCAGGTCTTCATAGCCACCaatagtgtgtgcaggtttgacctgagcacacggacatggcaagaggtggcaccgatgcactatcgccgtggttatgtgagcgtgactgtgctgaacgggtgcatctacgccatgggaggctatgatgggcacacacgtcacagcagtgctgagttctaccagccagaaaccaaccagtggcttcaaattgcacccatgcatgagcagaggaaccgcgccagctgcacagcactcaacggcaaggtgggtggaacacagtggaacataccagagaacagaaagatctgtttacaaaaccctgctgccagtttgagccaacaaaaatgaccatttcttatcccccccccccttttgtattcagatctacatatgtggtggatctGACGGGAATGAGcgcctgcaaacagcagagtgctacaacccagagaccaaccagtggaccctgatctctcccatgagcagccggcgcagtggactaggagtcattgcatacgacaaccatgtttatgcagtaagtgcatgaaagaaatgtgtgaccagctttcatcagcgctgtgacaattgaattgataagtgatgcatcatcttctcatctttgactccaaaggttggtggctctAATGGACCACgctgtctgcagaccgctgaggtctacaaccctcacaccaacacctggcgcagcgtgtcctccatgatgaccccccgctgcagctttggcatcgaagtagttgaggaccggctctttgttgtcgggggcttcagTCGCTTCACTAGCACCATCATCTCTAaggttgagtactatgacagtgagaggaatgagtggtctcaggcctgcgacatggacgtcGACTGCtgcgctctgagctgctgtgtgctttctggtcttcccaacatggccgcctacaccatccctcgtgatttgTGATTCCTGTAAATCTTGTCTACTGGTAGTCAGGAGGTtatatatgaatgaatgaatgaatgaatgtatgaaGTGATGTAACATGTGGTGTGTGGTAAGGTGCAGCATCGCCCCCTGTGGGCCACCACACGCCACTATCGTGCtgtgtctcctccctccttctttctcctcaGGTGCTCTGGGATGGCAGTGACTGCAAGGTGGAGCCGGGGCTGGGCAGACGCACCTGTCATCACCTCCTCAGCACCGCTTCGACagggcctccctcctcctcaccacgCGTCGTAAGAACCgtcctccctcctgctctcctgaGTGTTCTCCCTGGCTGTTTTTGACCttgccttcttttttcctcccaggCTCCTTCCCGGCGTCCTCTGCAGTCCTGCCGTGCCGAGTGCCTGCCCAGTTGGCCTTGTTCCTCCCTAGTGGATGTTTTTAGTTAAACTTTGTTTTTTGAATAAAGACTTTGCTTGTGAACCCTGCATGTGGATCTCCTACCTGAAAACCCACACAACATAACaacactgtcacagtacctggctgtaaatgtagaTCATCTGTTTGTTCCACTCTTAtgcagtctgcatgtatgttttaggctcgcagtgatgctgtacacatctggattactagatctgtcccatccaccatacagtatggtgCTGTTTGGGACCATGAGCTCTCTCTCTTAGCGTCAATTACCCTtagaattataaaatgaagcaccttctccttggtaaaaggagtgtaccattaaaacactactatttatgtgcggatcagttatctgattgaacatcGTGAAACAatcttcaaagtttgacagacTAGGTTTATTGTTCACCTAATGGTCgctcacatcaagcagctgtggtagacattttttaaaataacagtgtacgacttcaccgtgttatgttgaaccacaggaggcggctgctttcagagaccTGGCTCTAAACTCCCCCCCTTTACCTACTCagcaccaaacagcagcagctgacagacagcattggcaACTGCCTGGTGAACATATGGAAGATTTGGCAGCTGGAGAGGCAGATGAAGAAACCAAAAAAACCATAGAGCcaaaggagagtgaatattgGGCTTACGTTCACAGCTCCAAATCAATGATGTTCTAAAACAGCTACAACTGTTTGCTATTGTTAGAAACAGATGATAATGGCATTGTTGTGCTGACTAAAAGGCTTAATTTAAGAGAATcgactccttcaaagctgcttcaGATAACATCATATGTTTCATTTGAGGCCTTTAGTGCTTTTTTTAGTGCTTCATCACATTTTAACCTGGGAGGTCCAGAGACACAGAATTTAATCAGACACAaaattattgttgttatttagcgTCACTAGGGGGCACCAAGGTTGTTTAGGGAAGCACTAGACACAGGTCGACCTCATTGACAGtgaaaactatggacagagcttccgtgacgtcacccgtttgtttctgaagagccgttctgaggttcggtgggaggttccaggatgtgatgaccgccgccatgttggtagcgtcacgtccgccaaaactccaaatatggacaaagagggggagcacgagcggggtttaggggggcgggcgatcgtggaagcaggaaactcacgctacACTCatacgtctgtcactcaagcagcaacgcccataattatatGTAATTTTAAGTTTGAATACaatcgacactagaagagaacctatcatctgagaccagagtggttttttgtaccaggctgtaaacatgttcttttctgctgtgaagtcggccattttaacatgggagtctatgggaaatgactcgcttttggagccagcccccagtggttgctgcgtgaattacaagttttgacacttctgcatgggcttcagcTGTGAGCCCtgaaggctgccgcttggtaGACCTCCTGGGtgggcaaatgtttttttttaccagcacaggagagacagcagggaaacGGTTTGTCTGCTGCCTGAACATGAACAAAATAAACCTGccatcaaaatgattttaagcatgctgcctgcctgcccacGGTGCACAGGAGTGATTGTTTGGTTAAGTTGATCGTTTTTCTTTACTTAaagtttcaaatatttttgtgatCCAGATTAAACCGCTGCGCTGCTGCTTTAAGGAAACCGGAAGGAACCTTTCCTCATGACCGCCCCTGTTTCCACTCGGACACTCGAACCGTTCGGACCGCACCACCATCGGCTTCTGTTTCACAGTGTCCAGCGTGGAGTCCTCCTGCCTCTGTCCTCGGGGCGGCGTCGTCGTGTTTTTTGTGACTTTCTGTTAAAAGTGAGACGTCAGCGGCCGCTCTGTGGCGCGCGGCCTCGCGGTGAGAGAAGCGGCGCGCGGGGCGGCGCAGCGCGTGTGACCCGCTGCATGCTACGTGTACAGCAGCAGCCCGTTAGCCGAGGCTAACGCTAGCAGAGCCAGCACGAACCGGTTCCAAGCACGGATTTAAACTCCTCACTCCACCGAGCTGATGTGTACCGGCCGTGAGAGCAAACCGCCGGAGGGTTCGAGCCGGGGCagagaagaacaaacatggaggacggtTTGACCAACGCGTACAAATGAGCGAGGACGGAGGCAGAGCGGGAGGAAGGAGTCTCTGAGCTGTTCTCAGTCCGAAGGAGCTTCAGTCACACAGCGATAAACATGATGTATTCCTCCAGGAGGAAGCCGGTGCTGTACTTCAAGGAGGAGCGGAGGTGAGGCGGACTTCATGTCTTTATCTCGCTGTCCTCAGTCcgctctgtgacacacacacattggacaGAAACGCAGGGGACACGCCGGACTTTCTCCACACTGAGGTGGTTTACTCTGTCCGGACAGACCTGAGAGAGCGGAATGttaaattattaattatatcAGTGAAGTTAGTTTCAGCCTGGATGTTCTCTCCGGGTCCAGCAGCGCCTCACCGAGGCCCGTTTATGTATCACAAATAATAGTACTGGTTAATCGTGTCAACTGACTCCGATTAAATATTTGCTCATGTTCTTTGGAAGTAATTTGCTACACTAATCACACATTAGTAGTAAATATTTGTGCTAACTGAGGGCTGAATCAGAATTTCCTCTAAAATATGAGTGTCTGCATGAATGTGACACTTTTTTGTTGGATTCAGTTCATGATTTGTTGACGGTCCCTCAGTGAGGCCCTGCTGGACCCAGCCTGAGCTTAGGAGCAGTACTCACCCTATTGTTAACTTCACCGTGGTCTGAGCAGATGGAGCCTGACCCCTCAGGCACGGACATGTTAAGAACCCCACCCCTCAGAcaacaagctgtgtgtgtgtgtcatcactttgtgtctctctgttgtgtttCCTGTTGTGTGTCTACTTTTCTTTGGTCTCCTAATATTTCCATCGCTGAACATTTCCTTTCAGTCATTGTGGTGTTTTTTGCATGTTGTGTGTAgcatctcagtgtgtgtctcctttgtgtctctttgtgtttttctgtgtgttgacaTATTGAAATAATAGAACATCTGTTCATTGACACATTTCTTTGGCCCTTTAAGAAGCGAGCCCTCTAAAGTTCCCCACCAAGAAGAGATGTGAGTACAGACAGGAGCCTTGTGCTTACACTGGGGGTTCCCAAACTGTGGTCCAGAGGCATTCAGAGGTCCttaatgtaacacacacaccaacttcCCTGATGCAGAAGTTAACACATAGTGTTCACATATTAGAAGAAACTCTGAATTGAGTCTGTTGACTTTAAACTGTCATCAGATAAGGAGGGATCGTCCGCTGGTTTtcagctgatgacctgctgcagctctggtTTACGTTTGAGCCACAGTTGGGGAACTCCTTGTGATGGAtgaagttcctgcagtggaacacAAAGCTGTTTGTTGTGATGCATGACGAGTATTAACTACACCACACCCAGCTGTGAGAGCCGTCAGACATGGTGGTCTACAGttgtcctccctgtgtgtttcaGCCCAGGACAGATGTGTTCATGCGGCTTCTCTAacctgcagacagtgtgtggtgtgttgttgAACTTGTTGTGAAGCGTGCTGGTGTTGAACACCGCTGGTCAGTAACCATCAGAAGCAGCCGAGCCTGACgccctgtttgtctgtgtttccaGGTTCTTGTCTGGTAAATGTACGATCTACAAGCTGTTCGGCCTCTGCATGGTGCTGGTGCTCGTCTCTCTGCtctggctgcagctcagctgttCAGGTGACATGACACATGAGGAAAGACACGCCCCCCCGCAGCAGCCGCCGCCCTGCCCTGCTGACGGTCAGGCGTCTGCAGACGATCCCTCCTGGGGTCCTCACAAACTGGCGCTCGTGGTTCCGTTCAGAGAGCGCTTCGAGGAGCTGCTGGTGTTTGTCCCCTTCATGCACACGTTCCTCAACAGGAAGAAGATCCGCCACAAGATCCTCATCATTAACCAGATGGATCACTACAGGTGAGGCCGCAGCCCTAAACCACAGGAGAAGAAATATGACCTCTGTCAGTATTTAGTGAACttgtctgttttctctctttaatACCAGATTTAACCGAGCGTCTCTGATCAATGTGGGTTATCTGGAGAGCGGTAATGACACGGACTACCTGGCCATGCACGACGTGGACCTGCTGCCCCTGAACGATGCTTTGGACTATGGCTTCCCCGAGGAGGGGCCGTTCCATGTGGCCTCGCCGGAGCTGCACCCGCTCTACCATTACAAGACATACGTGGGAGGGATCCTGCTGCTCACCAAGAAGCATTACCACATGGTACCGAGCCTCACATGAGTCTAAAGCAGGGGTTCTGAAAGGTTGGATAGCTGAGGGAGAATTTATGAACCCAACATTGGACTGAGGGCCGCCAAAGAAAACATATTACatttgtaatcattttaatgacccagttgcagcgtcacacacacacatacaggttttaatgctgtttggctgctgatcatcggcagaagcagcagttcaggtgaacatgtatgaagtGGAGATATTTGGGAAAAAGGGCAAAGCTGTGAAATACCAAACAGTAGCaacatcatcctcctcctcctccgcgtCAAACATGTCTGTTCACCTAAACCGCTGCTTCTGCTTCTGTTCAGCATCTCcaaaaccagtgtgtgtgtgtgaccgcgATGTGCGCTGAGAGCCGTGTGAGGAGTTTTAGACACGTTCCTACTTCAGAACGTCCTGTCCATTCtcaccaacaactccactaatacctgtgctctgtCCGTGTGAGCAGCGGTGCAACAATGAAAAACGCCGTGTGTGAAACAATTCACCCCGCGCTGAGTTCTGGACATTTTAGGTATatgaaaaattcatatcataacacaaattcacTTAATTCATTGTGGGCTGCCATAAATGTTTCTGCACATTGAGAACCTATGGTCTAAAGGGGTGTAGTAACCTAAACCGTCCACCAGGGGTAGCTGTTCATCTtaatgtcaggctgtgttttaAACATTACTCAACAGTCAGTCTTATATTTTGTAACAGATCTACTTCAGCTGGGACTTCCTGACCCTCCTGTGATGGCGGTGTTGTCAGAGAGGCGACCCTCCATGTTGattctgtcctgtgtgtgtctgcagtgtaaCGGGATGTCAAACCGCTTCTGGGGTTGGGGCAGAGAGGACGACGAGTTCTACAGACGCCTGAGAAAAGCCGAGCTACAGGTAAGAGAGGACTGAGTGCGTGCAGGGTTCTTACAGACAAACGTGCTTTAACCTGTCCgtcttctctgcagctgttcagaCCGAGCGGCATCACCACAGGGTATAAAACCTTCCTGCACATCCACGACCCGGCCTGGAGGAAGAGGGACCAGAAGAGGATCGCAGCTCAGAAACAGGTAGGAGGacccacctgctgctgcagggacaCATACAGTGACCAGTCAGTGGGCGAGTCGTTCTtcagggcaaaaataaaaagacacaaacgGAGAATAAACTAAAATACTTTGTCCATAAacgtattttttttgtttgcgtGATGTAAAACGTTCATAGAAAACGAACCAAATGAACGCCGGCCGGCTGCTGAGCGGAAACATCTCATCTGTTAATGTGGCCGGAGGGCTGCTGCCGCGGACACGGTTTCATTTTGTATAACCACATCATCATTTATGGTCTTCattatcacccccccccctcatcctcctccctgTAGGAGCAGTTTAAGGTGGATCCGGAGGGGGGGCTGACTAACCTGCGTTACCAGGTGGAGTCCCGACAGGAGCTGACCATCAGCGGCGCTCCATGCACCATCATCAACACCAAACTGGAGTGCGACCAGAGCCTGACGCCGTGGTGCCTCCTGAGTTAGAGGACGAGCAGCCGGTGGAGCGGCGCTGCTCTAACCACTGACTGAAAGAACATTTCCTTGGTTTTAACGGAACTCCACACGTGGCTCAGTTGAACCACCTCCACTGGAACACTGACGCTGAACAGCCTGCAGTCTGTCAGGCTCCTCTCACTGCTGAGCGTCAGGACAGATCGAACCTGACCTGAACACCTCACTGCTGGACATCTGGACCGAGCGCGGCAGCAGCTGAGCGGCTTCAGGACTTTTTTCCGGTACCTGCTGGCATGGCGTGAATGCAAACTTAAAGTCTATTTTTAGTTTTGACTCTGGGCGTGTGCAAATAGAGCAGAGGCTCATGCTTCAAACTGTAACTTCACTGCTTCAATAAAAGGCTAACCGTTAGCTTTTTATTGAAGCATCATATATATGTCAGTCAGTACGTCGAGCGCTTCATGTCTGACAGCCATGTTCTCCTGCCC
This window encodes:
- the b4galt7 gene encoding beta-1,4-galactosyltransferase 7 isoform X1, producing MMYSSRRKPVLYFKEERRSEPSKVPHQEEMFLSGKCTIYKLFGLCMVLVLVSLLWLQLSCSGDMTHEERHAPPQQPPPCPADGQASADDPSWGPHKLALVVPFRERFEELLVFVPFMHTFLNRKKIRHKILIINQMDHYRFNRASLINVGYLESGNDTDYLAMHDVDLLPLNDALDYGFPEEGPFHVASPELHPLYHYKTYVGGILLLTKKHYHMCNGMSNRFWGWGREDDEFYRRLRKAELQLFRPSGITTGYKTFLHIHDPAWRKRDQKRIAAQKQEQFKVDPEGGLTNLRYQVESRQELTISGAPCTIINTKLECDQSLTPWCLLS
- the b4galt7 gene encoding beta-1,4-galactosyltransferase 7 isoform X2 → MMYSSRRKPVLYFKEERRFLSGKCTIYKLFGLCMVLVLVSLLWLQLSCSGDMTHEERHAPPQQPPPCPADGQASADDPSWGPHKLALVVPFRERFEELLVFVPFMHTFLNRKKIRHKILIINQMDHYRFNRASLINVGYLESGNDTDYLAMHDVDLLPLNDALDYGFPEEGPFHVASPELHPLYHYKTYVGGILLLTKKHYHMCNGMSNRFWGWGREDDEFYRRLRKAELQLFRPSGITTGYKTFLHIHDPAWRKRDQKRIAAQKQEQFKVDPEGGLTNLRYQVESRQELTISGAPCTIINTKLECDQSLTPWCLLS